A genomic window from Leptospira fletcheri includes:
- the rpmG gene encoding 50S ribosomal protein L33, which produces MREIIKLSCQVCKKNAYFQTKNKKAKSEKLVTKKFCKFCRAHVEHKESKV; this is translated from the coding sequence ATGAGAGAGATCATTAAACTTTCTTGCCAGGTATGTAAGAAGAACGCTTATTTCCAGACCAAGAATAAAAAGGCGAAATCCGAGAAATTGGTTACAAAAAAATTCTGTAAATTCTGCAGAGCGCACGTCGAACATAAGGAATCCAAAGTTTAA
- a CDS encoding TraR/DksA family transcriptional regulator → MVAKKQAYDKKVLAELQELLIERKNSLLEKYAKWEDNSKPSGLKEMGDIADIASEINEEMLSSVLTESEIDTIREIDAALEKIEDGTYGICEGTGKKIPLARLKAIPWTRYTVEYAEAVSKHRASGKKSPLSPTLTGTYKIPTDLDSLDD, encoded by the coding sequence ATGGTCGCAAAAAAACAGGCATACGATAAGAAGGTCCTGGCTGAATTACAGGAATTACTGATAGAGAGAAAAAATTCTCTATTGGAAAAGTATGCCAAGTGGGAAGACAATAGTAAACCTTCCGGCTTAAAAGAAATGGGGGACATCGCCGACATTGCCTCCGAAATCAACGAGGAAATGCTGAGTTCCGTTCTCACGGAGTCCGAGATCGACACGATCCGGGAAATCGATGCCGCACTAGAAAAAATCGAAGACGGCACGTACGGAATCTGCGAAGGTACTGGCAAAAAGATTCCCTTGGCCCGTTTGAAAGCCATCCCCTGGACGCGCTATACGGTGGAATACGCCGAAGCGGTTTCTAAGCACCGTGCTTCGGGCAAAAAAAGCCCCCTTTCTCCCACTCTAACAGGAACATATAAAATTCCCACCGACTTGGATTCTCTGGACGACTGA
- a CDS encoding PrsW family glutamic-type intramembrane protease — protein sequence MPFFVPMNVSIDLLKPLTAVAAAWFYWYFYKRTYYSGQGKLVSTIAFFSGMVATGIALVWEAFVFDFFKDLGPFLQAFLLGALPEESAKALLAIWYLRKTKNSSNLADGLYFGLTLGASFGCIENVFYSFKLEFWPGLLRAGTSLPLHAFTGGILGFFLLRNFQIRKASLSGLEAVSAFLGAVLLHTFYNRLLAGGETGILWIPLLLGATLLVLEFLIAQAEVSLPFELMQAGGLFLDDYSMIQKFTRYDSWLRKTQNFERVETVRLFRSLFSPGRTLIAILLFGVPLFCLNFYLFAPHLIPFYLVNIDFLQFIALFMEYPAWLGILFLFRGFINPAFFQERILKVPLFLSVTLGPPDKEEPTLAYSLSRRGFYSPLTQEPILEKDTEVSFYIAGKNFPAIRAVPVWKNFRQDDPNHEGGALFRFPEIPWSLVAWRWLVRTRQQVRNLLDAILSLRVSVKRNS from the coding sequence ATGCCTTTTTTTGTACCGATGAACGTTTCGATAGATCTGCTCAAACCTTTAACCGCGGTGGCGGCTGCCTGGTTCTATTGGTACTTCTATAAGCGCACCTATTATTCCGGCCAAGGGAAGCTCGTCTCCACCATCGCTTTTTTTTCCGGAATGGTGGCGACCGGAATCGCCTTGGTTTGGGAAGCGTTCGTATTCGATTTCTTTAAGGACCTAGGTCCCTTTTTACAGGCCTTCCTTCTGGGGGCCCTTCCGGAAGAAAGCGCGAAAGCCCTCTTAGCGATATGGTATCTCCGGAAAACGAAGAACAGCTCCAACCTAGCCGACGGATTGTATTTCGGACTTACCTTAGGCGCGTCTTTCGGCTGTATAGAAAACGTCTTCTATTCCTTTAAGCTGGAATTTTGGCCCGGATTGCTTAGAGCCGGGACCTCCTTGCCTTTGCATGCGTTTACCGGCGGAATCTTGGGGTTTTTTCTTTTACGGAATTTTCAAATCAGAAAAGCTTCATTGTCCGGATTGGAGGCTGTTTCCGCGTTCTTAGGAGCCGTTCTGCTTCACACATTCTACAACAGACTTTTAGCGGGCGGCGAGACCGGAATCTTATGGATCCCCCTCCTTCTCGGCGCAACCCTGCTGGTCCTGGAATTTCTGATCGCGCAGGCCGAAGTCTCCCTACCATTCGAGTTAATGCAGGCGGGGGGGCTGTTCCTAGATGACTACTCCATGATCCAGAAATTTACTCGGTACGATTCCTGGCTGAGAAAAACGCAGAATTTCGAACGGGTGGAAACGGTTCGCTTATTCAGAAGCCTTTTTTCTCCGGGAAGGACTTTGATCGCCATTCTTCTTTTCGGCGTTCCCCTTTTTTGCTTAAACTTCTATCTCTTTGCGCCTCACTTGATTCCTTTCTATCTGGTGAATATAGATTTTCTACAATTCATCGCACTCTTCATGGAATATCCTGCCTGGCTAGGAATTTTATTTCTCTTCCGCGGGTTCATCAATCCGGCGTTCTTTCAGGAAAGAATCCTGAAAGTTCCGCTCTTCCTCTCCGTAACCCTCGGACCTCCCGACAAGGAAGAACCTACCCTGGCCTATTCTCTTTCCAGAAGAGGATTCTATTCTCCTCTCACGCAAGAGCCTATCCTAGAAAAGGATACCGAAGTCTCGTTTTACATTGCGGGAAAAAATTTTCCGGCGATCCGAGCCGTCCCGGTTTGGAAGAACTTCCGCCAGGACGATCCGAACCACGAAGGTGGAGCGCTATTTCGATTTCCGGAAATCCCATGGTCCCTAGTCGCTTGGAGATGGCTGGTTCGAACCCGGCAACAGGTCCGCAATTTGCTCGACGCAATTCTCTCGCTTCGAGTTTCCGTAAAACGGAATTCCTGA
- a CDS encoding LruC domain-containing protein, translating to MNLTILDKGSKPVAGASVLIYDEQNNLLFQGVADSSGKLTGTLTAPTSVGSITIDVTIGGQSISQYVQLDKVLAINRTIRYQIDLPDKKVADSDGDGVADDTDIYPNDKDRCTELSYPNEGVYTLAFEDLYPSAGDADLNDYVVQLKNQEDLNSAGKIVRLRGKYQHVARGAGYRHKLMLKLPVRVGATVTYRREDGNGKEKVAKNSTKVTADQLNAGIELLPDSSSTLDGQNANPGEVFKPGHVATVEIVFDTPVSRASLGSFPYDTFAHVISTNKDIHFPGLYKNGDGSDSYLDSSGFPWAILVPGNWKYPYEKQDIRNPSQTGYSEFSQWVASKGGDHKLWYQHVSNEAKVFPVSDSSDFLGYLLLSVRKFAILYAAGLLGIGGIALYFLRKKQIRIA from the coding sequence ATGAACTTAACGATCTTGGATAAGGGATCCAAACCCGTGGCCGGGGCTTCCGTTTTGATCTACGACGAGCAAAACAATCTGTTGTTCCAGGGAGTGGCCGACTCCTCCGGTAAACTAACGGGAACCTTGACTGCGCCCACCTCCGTGGGAAGCATCACGATAGACGTCACGATCGGAGGACAGTCCATCTCCCAATACGTACAATTGGATAAAGTGCTCGCAATCAACAGAACGATCCGTTATCAAATCGATTTACCGGACAAAAAGGTTGCCGACTCGGACGGAGACGGAGTCGCCGACGACACCGACATCTACCCGAACGACAAGGATCGCTGTACCGAATTATCCTATCCCAACGAAGGAGTATATACTCTGGCTTTTGAGGACCTCTATCCTTCCGCAGGAGATGCGGACTTGAACGACTACGTGGTTCAGTTGAAAAACCAGGAAGATCTAAACTCGGCCGGCAAGATCGTGCGTCTTCGGGGAAAATACCAGCACGTAGCCAGAGGAGCAGGATACCGCCACAAATTGATGTTAAAACTTCCGGTTCGGGTAGGCGCAACCGTCACGTATCGTAGGGAAGACGGCAACGGAAAAGAAAAGGTGGCGAAAAATTCCACGAAAGTTACCGCCGACCAGTTGAACGCCGGGATAGAACTTCTTCCCGATTCCAGCTCTACTTTGGACGGACAGAATGCAAACCCCGGAGAAGTATTTAAACCGGGACATGTCGCGACCGTGGAAATCGTATTCGATACGCCTGTGTCCAGAGCTTCCTTAGGATCCTTTCCTTATGATACGTTCGCCCACGTGATCAGCACCAATAAGGATATCCACTTTCCAGGCCTGTACAAAAACGGGGACGGATCCGATTCTTATCTGGATTCCTCCGGTTTCCCCTGGGCCATCCTGGTTCCGGGAAACTGGAAATACCCTTATGAAAAACAGGACATTCGCAATCCGTCCCAAACCGGATATTCGGAATTCTCTCAATGGGTAGCTTCCAAAGGTGGAGATCATAAACTTTGGTACCAGCATGTCAGCAACGAAGCGAAAGTGTTTCCGGTTTCCGATTCTTCCGACTTTCTAGGGTATCTGCTCTTGTCGGTTCGGAAATTCGCGATCTTATACGCGGCCGGACTGTTAGGCATCGGAGGAATCGCTCTGTATTTTCTTAGGAAGAAACAGATAAGAATCGCTTAA
- a CDS encoding ubiquinone/menaquinone biosynthesis methyltransferase, whose product MTGFRMPSAETKAAFVKKNFDRIASKYDRFNDWNSFYLHRLWKNRLVREIESKTKENIAVLDLCCGTGDISVRLEQSGKVRELLCIDFSEKMLDVARHRLEVPVRNGRVTIRVGDATKLTSVPSESLDAVSVGFGLRNVDDLDSALSEIHRVLKPGGVFANLDVGKVKNPFVRRVADFYFFRIVPVLGYLLWGGKNEMFDYLPVSSLTYPDQESLKEQLQAHGFTEVEYTNFVFGNATLHTAKKN is encoded by the coding sequence ATGACCGGATTCCGAATGCCTTCGGCGGAGACCAAGGCCGCTTTCGTAAAAAAAAACTTCGATCGAATCGCATCCAAGTACGATCGTTTCAACGACTGGAACAGCTTTTATCTGCATAGACTTTGGAAGAATCGATTGGTCAGAGAAATCGAATCTAAAACGAAGGAGAACATTGCTGTCCTGGACTTATGTTGCGGAACCGGCGATATCTCCGTCAGGCTGGAACAATCCGGAAAAGTCCGAGAATTGCTCTGTATCGATTTTTCCGAAAAAATGCTGGATGTCGCGAGACATAGGTTGGAAGTCCCCGTCCGAAACGGTCGCGTTACGATCCGTGTCGGAGATGCGACAAAATTAACCTCGGTCCCGTCCGAAAGTTTGGACGCGGTGAGCGTAGGATTCGGCCTCCGCAATGTAGACGACCTGGATTCGGCCCTTTCGGAAATCCATCGGGTTCTGAAGCCCGGCGGAGTCTTCGCGAATTTGGATGTGGGCAAAGTCAAAAATCCTTTTGTCCGAAGAGTCGCGGACTTTTACTTCTTTCGCATCGTTCCGGTGTTGGGTTATCTCCTGTGGGGAGGTAAAAACGAAATGTTCGATTATTTGCCCGTCTCTTCCCTCACCTATCCGGATCAGGAATCCCTTAAGGAACAACTCCAAGCCCACGGTTTTACGGAAGTAGAATATACCAATTTTGTATTCGGAAACGCGACCCTACATACCGCCAAAAAAAACTAA
- a CDS encoding MotA/TolQ/ExbB proton channel family protein: protein MFASGWDWVSTLIGMLSVWNLGTFFHVITSVPKFKKELLQEFRSDIDSEIWEEKVSAKLFLLETRLVWIRHLAGIATMLGLLGTVLGISEAFSSLQAAGTVSLDAFAGGIRLALVTTIFGLSVAIPSLWAFQFLKNRILGLERETLSWSKIPPTGSE from the coding sequence ATGTTCGCAAGTGGTTGGGATTGGGTATCGACTTTGATCGGGATGCTTTCCGTTTGGAATTTAGGCACTTTTTTTCACGTGATTACGAGCGTGCCTAAATTCAAAAAAGAGCTGTTACAGGAGTTCCGCTCCGACATAGATTCCGAGATTTGGGAAGAGAAGGTTTCGGCAAAATTGTTTCTCTTGGAAACGAGATTGGTGTGGATCCGCCATCTGGCGGGAATCGCTACCATGCTGGGACTACTCGGAACCGTCCTAGGAATTTCGGAGGCCTTTTCTTCCTTGCAAGCAGCCGGAACCGTCAGCTTGGATGCGTTTGCCGGCGGGATTCGTTTGGCTTTGGTAACTACGATTTTCGGATTGTCGGTAGCGATTCCTTCCTTATGGGCATTTCAGTTCCTGAAAAATAGGATTCTGGGTTTGGAAAGGGAAACACTTTCTTGGTCCAAAATCCCTCCGACCGGAAGCGAATGA
- a CDS encoding ExbD/TolR family protein: MKRSVLREDEESFDLTSFIDVVFILLIFVMLSVSFRKEIRSIPLNLPSVGNGEDPKGERIEIVLLPDGSFRWNGSELDRSTLESRLAAEELRGKEVRFFADENAGYGVAVRSLDLLRKAGVGSLELAVRKPK; encoded by the coding sequence ATGAAAAGATCGGTTCTCCGCGAAGACGAGGAATCTTTCGACCTCACCAGCTTCATCGACGTGGTTTTCATTCTTTTGATTTTCGTAATGTTATCGGTGAGCTTTCGGAAAGAGATCCGATCCATTCCGCTGAATTTACCTTCCGTAGGTAACGGGGAAGATCCGAAAGGGGAAAGGATCGAAATCGTTCTTTTGCCGGATGGTTCCTTCCGTTGGAACGGTTCGGAACTGGATCGGTCGACCTTGGAAAGTAGGCTGGCTGCCGAAGAATTACGTGGCAAGGAAGTCCGTTTCTTTGCCGACGAAAATGCCGGTTACGGAGTGGCGGTAAGAAGCTTGGATTTGCTGAGAAAGGCCGGAGTCGGTTCCTTGGAACTCGCCGTCCGGAAACCTAAGTAG
- a CDS encoding nucleotide pyrophosphohydrolase, whose protein sequence is MTFDEAQQSVDEWIRTIGVRYFSELTNLALLMEEVGEFSRLVARKYGDQSFKKGEDPEGIPKELGDILFVLICLANQMGISLEDAFHKTLEKNTNRDKERHKKNPKLGGSESST, encoded by the coding sequence GTGACTTTTGACGAAGCGCAACAATCGGTCGACGAATGGATCCGTACGATCGGAGTCCGTTATTTTTCCGAACTTACCAACCTAGCATTATTGATGGAAGAAGTCGGAGAATTTTCCCGATTGGTAGCACGGAAGTACGGGGACCAGTCCTTCAAAAAAGGAGAAGACCCGGAAGGAATCCCGAAAGAACTCGGAGACATCCTGTTCGTGTTGATCTGCTTAGCCAATCAAATGGGAATTTCTCTCGAGGACGCGTTCCATAAAACCTTGGAGAAAAACACGAACCGAGATAAGGAAAGACACAAGAAGAATCCCAAGTTGGGCGGTTCCGAATCCTCTACTTAG
- a CDS encoding DUF1574 family protein: protein MGTVDAKFPILSRKILWIPLGIAALAIFWDRLLSSEWVRPYTESGAEYYFYEMKGRILDTMKRETDSKSPGEKVLTFFGTSHMGEISLTEIHRENPDLIVYNLSAPSAPYSFHNYTLERLIDRKVPLDYAILEYYPDSATDFANRFALRYSYDSPYFLEHWNVFSTNDWDTFLKSRVFRTSVFPPRFKEALSRLKHPEELAYLMAIRSKLKDESDRFKGGIPNALLANTPEDKLDSESERIYRDTYRNFRRSDVQVAFLKEFIRRASAKGIKVVLWSPLLYSKLTEKVRQASFYANWAKLREELVAEFPETLVLDLEEFRNRVGCQKFIDPHHLSGGCFEEPTKILISFLEEKAGLNKSRGSKTR from the coding sequence ATGGGAACCGTAGACGCAAAATTTCCGATTCTTAGCCGCAAAATTCTTTGGATTCCGTTAGGAATCGCCGCACTCGCCATTTTCTGGGACCGTTTGCTCTCCTCGGAATGGGTCCGCCCTTACACGGAATCAGGAGCGGAATATTACTTTTATGAAATGAAAGGCCGGATCCTGGACACGATGAAACGGGAAACGGATTCCAAATCTCCGGGAGAAAAGGTACTCACATTTTTCGGGACTTCCCACATGGGCGAAATTTCCCTGACGGAGATCCATCGGGAAAATCCGGATTTGATCGTTTATAATCTTTCCGCTCCGTCCGCGCCCTATTCCTTCCATAACTATACTCTGGAAAGACTCATCGATCGGAAGGTCCCTTTGGACTATGCGATCTTGGAATATTATCCGGATTCCGCGACGGACTTTGCCAATCGATTCGCCCTCCGTTATTCCTATGATTCCCCGTATTTCCTGGAACACTGGAACGTCTTTTCTACGAACGACTGGGATACGTTTTTAAAAAGCAGGGTCTTCCGGACGTCCGTCTTTCCCCCCAGATTTAAGGAGGCCTTGTCTAGGCTCAAACATCCCGAAGAGCTCGCCTATCTCATGGCGATCCGGAGCAAACTAAAGGACGAATCGGATCGCTTCAAGGGAGGAATTCCGAACGCCCTATTGGCCAATACTCCCGAAGACAAACTGGATTCCGAATCCGAGCGGATTTATCGGGATACGTACCGAAATTTCAGACGATCGGATGTACAGGTGGCTTTTCTAAAGGAATTCATAAGAAGAGCTTCCGCAAAAGGAATCAAAGTGGTATTGTGGTCCCCTCTCTTGTATTCCAAATTGACGGAAAAAGTCAGACAAGCATCCTTTTACGCGAACTGGGCGAAACTCCGGGAAGAGCTGGTCGCGGAATTTCCGGAAACGTTGGTTTTGGATCTGGAAGAATTTCGAAATCGGGTCGGATGCCAGAAATTCATCGACCCTCATCATTTGAGCGGAGGATGTTTCGAGGAACCCACCAAAATACTGATTTCGTTTTTGGAAGAAAAGGCGGGCCTGAACAAATCTAGGGGATCTAAAACGCGGTGA
- a CDS encoding MBOAT family O-acyltransferase gives MIFTSTLFFLFFLVVYSIYWSWNGRKFREWVLLIASLAFYASWNPPFLLHLLGIVFLNYLFLKPIQRTKSKKLLATIIILDLFNLALFKYFYFVTDNLFYVTKWSVFDTSTMPFRIILPLAISFYTFQIMAYVIDAYKGKVEEDVSFFHFTLFLLFFPQLIAGPIMRARDFFPRLEHLRIHKTAIYTGLFLVGLGASKKLLIADNLGVLIDPVFARPKDYGGLSLFLALNGFAWQVYSDFSGYTDVARGCALLFGFNIPRNFHSPFFSKNVHELWRRWHITLGTWLKDYIYIPLGGNRMSELRTNFNQTLTFALGGLWHGANWTYIAWGVSHGLFLTVERFLERNNIRILPAEGKIFQGIRIFWTYILFVFAIAFFRAFTISDSFYFIKNGFFGFKPENKETFLSFDLLLPFLLGGLLFHALEEPKRYPMWFHRNRGKLLLAFLLLGALFFGNYAGKGQEFIYFAF, from the coding sequence ATGATTTTTACCTCCACGTTATTCTTCCTGTTTTTTCTAGTCGTTTATTCGATTTATTGGAGCTGGAACGGGAGAAAATTCCGCGAATGGGTCCTCTTAATCGCGTCCTTGGCTTTTTACGCCTCTTGGAATCCTCCGTTCCTGCTCCATTTATTAGGGATCGTTTTTCTAAATTATCTTTTCCTAAAGCCGATCCAGAGGACGAAAAGCAAGAAACTCCTTGCGACAATCATCATTCTGGATCTGTTCAATCTTGCGCTGTTTAAGTATTTCTACTTCGTAACGGATAATCTTTTCTACGTCACAAAATGGTCCGTGTTCGACACTTCTACGATGCCCTTCCGAATCATCCTTCCGCTGGCCATCAGCTTTTATACGTTCCAAATCATGGCCTATGTCATAGATGCATACAAGGGGAAAGTGGAGGAGGATGTATCTTTCTTTCACTTTACGCTTTTTCTACTGTTTTTCCCGCAGTTGATCGCAGGACCGATCATGAGGGCACGGGATTTCTTTCCGCGGTTGGAACACCTTCGCATTCATAAGACGGCGATCTATACGGGATTGTTTCTCGTCGGGTTAGGAGCGAGCAAAAAGCTTCTCATCGCAGATAATCTCGGGGTGCTTATCGATCCCGTATTCGCCAGACCCAAGGACTACGGCGGACTTTCCCTTTTTCTCGCTTTAAACGGATTCGCGTGGCAAGTCTATTCCGACTTTTCCGGTTATACCGACGTGGCTCGCGGTTGCGCGCTTTTGTTCGGGTTCAATATTCCTAGAAATTTCCACTCCCCTTTTTTCAGCAAGAACGTGCACGAGCTTTGGAGGAGATGGCACATCACTCTAGGAACCTGGTTAAAGGATTACATCTACATCCCTCTCGGCGGGAATCGAATGTCTGAACTTCGGACAAATTTCAACCAAACCCTGACTTTCGCATTAGGCGGTTTGTGGCACGGAGCGAATTGGACTTATATCGCTTGGGGAGTTTCCCACGGACTTTTTTTGACCGTGGAAAGATTTTTGGAACGGAACAACATACGGATTCTTCCCGCAGAGGGAAAAATCTTCCAAGGAATCCGTATCTTCTGGACATACATTCTTTTCGTATTCGCGATCGCTTTTTTCCGCGCCTTCACGATCTCCGATTCTTTCTATTTTATAAAAAACGGATTCTTCGGCTTCAAACCGGAGAATAAGGAAACGTTCCTCTCCTTCGATCTTCTCCTACCGTTTCTTTTAGGTGGATTGTTATTCCACGCCTTGGAGGAACCGAAGAGGTACCCGATGTGGTTCCATAGAAATCGCGGCAAACTGCTCCTCGCTTTCCTACTGCTAGGTGCCTTGTTCTTCGGAAACTATGCGGGCAAGGGACAAGAATTCATTTATTTCGCTTTTTAG
- a CDS encoding SGNH/GDSL hydrolase family protein, with the protein MNPMISLVRDRKFWIPVLVLICFDLCLQAGVYRPYLKKGSFAANVVRNTEYVLEKKAVFDPSVILLGTSVAHQGLSLRILNGALEPYGERVQSFAMEGTEIIVQDALVQKLLPQFPNVHTVIHVLEVSTPWLDLPNLELHTLSMLSELDRPLALRKIYDFGYNVHYDDLAFLAFKSVAYRRDMRDFFLDPSKRLKDIGRRRKEQKIDPWPYENPNLARISMYPAAKDVISCLAATNPTNGEPIPAGSDHFHKKAIWDTCVLAERTPTSVGKNAAVDKFFGRLRILYDDIRRIGKQNGKEIRIIPVLAPYSDIVKAWRTPERNKIWQEELEKILPGAKLLDYQASLDGTENGDYYYDLIHLNQLGMIRFSEAIVRDLPAELGHKEKLAK; encoded by the coding sequence ATGAACCCGATGATAAGCCTAGTTCGAGACAGAAAATTCTGGATTCCAGTGCTCGTTCTAATATGTTTCGATCTCTGCCTTCAAGCGGGAGTCTATCGACCTTATCTTAAAAAAGGTTCCTTTGCCGCGAACGTAGTCAGAAATACCGAATACGTTTTGGAAAAAAAGGCGGTATTCGATCCGAGCGTGATCCTTCTCGGAACTTCCGTAGCTCACCAAGGACTATCTCTCAGAATCCTAAACGGCGCTCTTGAACCGTACGGAGAAAGAGTGCAATCCTTTGCGATGGAAGGAACGGAAATCATCGTGCAGGACGCTCTAGTGCAAAAACTATTGCCCCAATTTCCGAACGTACACACGGTGATCCATGTTCTGGAAGTATCCACACCCTGGCTCGACTTGCCGAATCTGGAGCTACATACGCTTTCTATGTTAAGCGAATTGGATAGGCCTCTCGCCCTCCGAAAAATCTACGATTTCGGATACAACGTGCATTATGACGATCTGGCCTTTTTGGCTTTTAAAAGCGTGGCTTACAGGCGGGACATGCGGGATTTCTTTTTGGACCCGTCCAAACGTCTGAAGGATATAGGCAGGAGAAGAAAAGAACAGAAGATCGATCCTTGGCCGTATGAAAACCCGAATCTCGCTCGAATCAGCATGTATCCAGCGGCAAAAGACGTGATCAGTTGTTTGGCTGCCACGAATCCGACGAACGGGGAACCCATTCCGGCAGGTTCGGATCATTTTCATAAAAAGGCGATTTGGGATACCTGCGTTCTAGCGGAGCGGACCCCTACTAGCGTGGGCAAAAACGCCGCCGTGGACAAATTCTTTGGGCGTCTACGGATCCTGTACGACGATATTCGCAGGATCGGAAAGCAGAACGGAAAAGAAATCAGGATCATTCCCGTTTTGGCTCCGTACAGCGATATCGTCAAAGCGTGGAGAACCCCCGAAAGAAATAAGATTTGGCAAGAAGAGCTGGAAAAGATACTCCCCGGAGCCAAGCTCCTGGATTACCAAGCCAGCCTCGACGGAACCGAAAACGGCGACTATTATTACGACCTGATCCATTTGAATCAATTAGGAATGATTCGATTTTCGGAAGCGATTGTCCGGGATCTGCCTGCCGAGTTGGGTCACAAAGAGAAACTAGCGAAATGA
- a CDS encoding MBOAT family O-acyltransferase, producing the protein MLFNSAHFMIFLPIVLIVTKILKGTNRRVFLLLSSLYFYNAWHPATIKCAELRTNSWYEFWIDKSFCDFGINLYILILIVSMVVDYFAGLLMSREGVTDKFRKICLVASLITNLGILGYFKYTNFLLEVFADLQHLGPTKIDPLKIILPVGISFYTFQSMSYTIDVFRRQLEARKSFLDFALYVSFFPQLVAGPIVRAHTFFRDLDHPPTVTRQDVEIAFCQILMGFTRKIVFADNLGKVTDFTFRNYSTLNPIEIWTGTLAFGWQIYFDFAGYTDIAIGVARLFGYKFDPNFNFPMVARNIADHWTRWHISFSTWIRDYIYIPLGGSRAGKWVTYRNLFITWLFAGVWHGAAYHFVGWGLWQGVMLAVHREYGATRLSVWLNEKGGRLYDIFARILTMFFLAFGFIMFRAETMGKAWEMMKSLLFLVPGGFRSVRSYVNYDYGLLLAVCYAASYYFSKNTIESLAESKRKFAFFFLANAFLLLIFGITESKNFLYFDF; encoded by the coding sequence ATGCTGTTCAATTCCGCCCATTTCATGATCTTTTTGCCGATCGTTCTGATCGTAACGAAGATTTTGAAGGGAACCAACCGGAGGGTCTTCCTCCTACTTTCCAGCCTGTATTTTTATAACGCTTGGCACCCGGCGACCATCAAATGCGCGGAACTTCGCACAAACAGCTGGTACGAATTCTGGATCGATAAATCCTTCTGCGACTTCGGAATCAACTTATACATTCTCATTCTGATCGTATCCATGGTGGTGGATTATTTTGCCGGCCTTTTGATGAGCAGGGAAGGAGTCACGGATAAGTTCCGTAAAATCTGTCTTGTGGCTTCCTTGATCACCAATCTCGGAATTTTAGGTTATTTTAAGTACACGAATTTTCTTTTGGAGGTCTTTGCGGACCTCCAACATCTCGGCCCGACGAAAATAGATCCCTTAAAGATCATCCTCCCCGTCGGGATTTCCTTTTATACTTTCCAGTCCATGAGTTACACGATCGACGTGTTTCGCAGACAACTGGAAGCTCGAAAGTCCTTTCTGGATTTCGCGTTGTACGTTTCGTTTTTTCCCCAGTTAGTGGCAGGTCCGATCGTTAGGGCTCATACTTTCTTTCGGGATTTGGACCATCCCCCGACGGTAACCCGTCAGGATGTGGAGATCGCTTTTTGTCAGATCCTAATGGGCTTCACACGAAAGATCGTATTTGCGGATAACCTAGGAAAAGTGACGGACTTCACTTTTAGGAATTATTCCACTCTAAATCCGATCGAGATTTGGACCGGAACGTTGGCATTCGGCTGGCAGATCTATTTCGACTTTGCCGGATACACGGACATCGCTATCGGAGTCGCGAGATTGTTCGGGTACAAATTCGATCCGAACTTCAATTTTCCCATGGTGGCGAGAAACATCGCGGACCACTGGACTCGTTGGCATATCTCTTTCTCCACTTGGATCCGGGATTATATCTACATTCCCCTCGGCGGTTCCAGAGCTGGGAAGTGGGTAACGTATAGAAACCTATTCATCACTTGGCTCTTCGCGGGAGTTTGGCACGGAGCGGCTTACCATTTCGTCGGATGGGGACTCTGGCAAGGGGTGATGCTCGCGGTCCATCGCGAATACGGAGCGACCAGACTGTCCGTATGGTTAAACGAAAAAGGGGGAAGATTGTACGATATATTCGCCAGAATACTTACGATGTTCTTTCTTGCTTTCGGGTTCATCATGTTCCGTGCGGAAACGATGGGCAAAGCTTGGGAAATGATGAAATCCCTTCTCTTCCTAGTACCTGGCGGATTCCGATCGGTGCGATCCTACGTTAATTACGACTACGGACTTTTATTGGCGGTTTGCTATGCCGCCTCGTATTATTTTTCCAAGAATACGATCGAATCCCTGGCGGAGAGCAAACGTAAGTTTGCCTTCTTCTTTTTGGCGAATGCGTTTCTGCTTCTGATCTTCGGAATCACCGAAAGCAAGAACTTCCTTTATTTCGATTTCTGA